Proteins encoded together in one Neisseria lactamica window:
- a CDS encoding RidA family protein yields MDIRYFGTTPRYSEAVCAGGLIFLSGMVPENGETAAEQTADVLAQTDRWLAECGSDKAHVLDAVIYLRDMGDYAEMNGVWDAWVAAGRTPARACVEARLARPEWRVEIKITAVKKDAATA; encoded by the coding sequence ATGGATATCCGATATTTCGGCACAACGCCCCGCTATTCCGAAGCGGTTTGCGCGGGCGGTTTGATTTTCCTCTCCGGCATGGTTCCCGAAAACGGTGAAACGGCTGCCGAACAGACTGCCGACGTGCTTGCCCAAACCGACCGCTGGCTGGCGGAATGCGGCTCGGACAAGGCACACGTTTTGGATGCGGTCATCTATCTGCGCGATATGGGCGACTATGCGGAAATGAACGGCGTGTGGGACGCTTGGGTTGCCGCCGGCAGAACGCCCGCCCGCGCCTGCGTGGAAGCGCGGCTTGCCCGTCCGGAGTGGCGTGTCGAAATCAAAATAACCGCCGTGAAGAAAGACGCGGCAACTGCATAA
- the ygfZ gene encoding CAF17-like 4Fe-4S cluster assembly/insertion protein YgfZ produces the protein MKTLLPFFGVARVSGEDRQTFLHGQLSNDINNLQTGQACYATYNTPKGRVITNMIVVNRGDDLLLIMAQDLLEATIKRLRMFVLRAKVVFEILEDYAVGAELAASAEPLAAQEPSLAFTAECVSDGICSVVLPHRGILHIAPKNALPPYDAAAESAWRLHEIRSGYPWICAATKETAVAQMLNQHIIGGVHFKKGCYPGQEIIARAQYRGQVKRGLAVLSGNSAAEAGILLTADGEEVGIVLDSVQDSENFTALAVIKFSAAQKELTVPNGGIFKAVHLFFKTENAE, from the coding sequence ATGAAAACCTTACTGCCCTTTTTCGGCGTGGCGCGCGTCAGCGGCGAAGACCGCCAAACCTTCCTGCACGGACAGCTTTCCAACGACATCAATAATCTTCAGACCGGGCAGGCGTGTTATGCGACTTACAACACGCCCAAAGGCCGCGTCATCACCAATATGATTGTCGTCAACCGTGGAGACGATTTGCTGCTGATTATGGCGCAAGACCTGCTTGAAGCAACGATCAAACGCCTGCGGATGTTTGTGTTGCGTGCCAAAGTCGTTTTTGAAATCCTTGAAGATTACGCCGTCGGCGCGGAATTGGCAGCATCCGCCGAACCGCTTGCCGCGCAAGAACCCAGTCTCGCCTTTACCGCCGAATGCGTTTCAGACGGCATCTGTTCCGTCGTCCTGCCCCATCGGGGCATTTTGCACATTGCCCCCAAAAACGCCCTGCCGCCTTACGATGCCGCCGCCGAAAGCGCGTGGCGGCTGCACGAAATCCGCAGCGGTTATCCGTGGATATGCGCGGCTACCAAAGAAACCGCCGTCGCCCAAATGCTCAACCAGCACATCATCGGCGGCGTACACTTCAAAAAAGGCTGCTATCCGGGACAGGAAATCATCGCGCGCGCCCAATATCGCGGTCAGGTCAAACGCGGCTTGGCGGTATTGTCGGGAAATTCGGCAGCCGAAGCGGGCATCCTGCTGACGGCAGACGGCGAAGAAGTCGGCATCGTACTCGACAGCGTTCAAGATTCGGAAAACTTTACCGCCCTTGCCGTGATTAAATTCTCCGCCGCGCAAAAAGAACTGACCGTCCCAAACGGCGGTATCTTCAAAGCGGTTCATCTCTTCTTTAAAACCGAAAATGCAGAATAA
- a CDS encoding peptidylprolyl isomerase, with product MKPKFKTVLTALLLAASLPAMAATRVLMETDMGNIRLVLDESKAPKTVANFVRYARKGFYDNTIFHRVIDGFVIQGGGFTEDLVQKASDKAVANESGNGLKNTAGTIAMARTTDPDSATGQFFINLADNASLNYKNGQYGYTVFGRVESGMDTVSKIARVKTATRGFYQNVPVQPVKIRRVLVGQ from the coding sequence ATGAAACCCAAATTCAAAACCGTTTTAACCGCGCTGCTTTTGGCGGCTTCCCTGCCGGCTATGGCGGCAACCCGCGTCCTGATGGAAACCGATATGGGCAATATCCGTTTGGTTTTGGACGAATCCAAAGCCCCCAAAACCGTTGCCAATTTCGTGCGTTATGCCCGAAAAGGCTTTTACGACAATACGATTTTTCACCGCGTTATCGACGGTTTTGTTATCCAGGGCGGCGGATTTACCGAAGACTTGGTACAAAAGGCAAGCGATAAGGCCGTTGCCAACGAATCCGGCAACGGCTTGAAAAATACCGCCGGTACCATCGCCATGGCGCGGACGACAGACCCCGATTCCGCCACCGGCCAATTCTTTATCAATCTGGCGGACAACGCTTCGCTCAATTACAAAAACGGACAATACGGCTATACCGTTTTCGGCAGGGTCGAAAGCGGAATGGACACCGTTTCCAAAATCGCCCGCGTCAAAACCGCCACGCGCGGCTTTTATCAAAACGTACCCGTACAGCCCGTCAAAATCCGCCGCGTCCTTGTCGGGCAGTAA
- a CDS encoding low molecular weight protein-tyrosine-phosphatase, whose protein sequence is MKKPKILFVCLGNICRSPMAEYILRRRAAEVGIPLETDSAGTSGWHDGEDMHRETAKILKKHGIDASGFTSRKIRQSDAAAFDYIIAMDGKNLSELEKTFGRQPEKIFKLTDLIPESGYDHVPDPWYTGDFEETYRLADAGCRALLEKISK, encoded by the coding sequence ATGAAAAAACCGAAAATCCTTTTTGTCTGCCTCGGCAACATCTGCCGTTCGCCGATGGCGGAATACATTTTGCGCCGCCGTGCCGCCGAAGTAGGGATTCCCCTCGAAACGGACAGCGCGGGGACATCGGGCTGGCACGACGGCGAGGATATGCACCGCGAGACGGCAAAGATATTGAAAAAACACGGTATCGATGCTTCAGGCTTTACCAGCCGCAAAATCCGCCAAAGCGATGCGGCGGCGTTTGACTACATTATCGCGATGGACGGCAAGAATTTGTCCGAATTGGAAAAAACCTTCGGCAGGCAGCCGGAAAAAATATTCAAGCTGACCGACCTGATACCCGAAAGCGGTTACGACCATGTCCCCGATCCGTGGTACACGGGTGATTTTGAAGAAACATACAGGCTTGCGGATGCGGGCTGTCGGGCATTGTTGGAAAAGATTTCAAAATAA
- a CDS encoding CobW family GTP-binding protein, which translates to MSEMKKTKVHLISGFLGTGKTTALKSLMAQKDPNEKWVIIVNEFGEIGIDGAVLSDNGIPVAEIAGGCLCCTAGPQMGVTVQKMLRDAKPDRLMIEASGLAHAASVIDELKAKPLDSLLEIGAVFTVVDPRQFINPDYAQQALYKDQIGICDVLAASKTDLCTPEQLAEFHDKAAKLFPPKAKVVEVRNAQLDIRWLDIPVIEKSRYRLKALPDNTMGFQSQGFTFPAGRDFDGEKLTNFFNDLPKMTEGLVRAKGVFQVLGTWVWLNWVDGQWGANQVSWRRDSRFELIAKSFDADLIEQKLKDALE; encoded by the coding sequence ATGTCAGAAATGAAAAAAACCAAAGTCCACCTGATTTCAGGTTTTCTGGGAACAGGCAAAACCACCGCGCTCAAAAGCCTGATGGCGCAAAAAGACCCCAACGAAAAATGGGTCATCATCGTCAACGAGTTCGGCGAAATCGGCATTGACGGCGCTGTATTGAGCGACAACGGCATCCCTGTGGCAGAAATCGCCGGCGGCTGTTTGTGTTGCACCGCCGGCCCACAAATGGGCGTAACCGTGCAGAAAATGCTGCGCGACGCCAAGCCCGACCGCCTGATGATTGAAGCAAGCGGACTGGCGCACGCCGCCAGCGTCATTGACGAATTGAAAGCCAAACCGCTGGACAGCCTTCTGGAAATCGGCGCGGTCTTTACCGTCGTCGATCCGCGCCAGTTCATTAACCCCGATTACGCGCAACAGGCATTGTATAAAGACCAAATCGGCATTTGCGACGTATTGGCCGCCAGCAAAACCGATTTATGCACCCCCGAACAGCTTGCCGAATTTCACGACAAAGCGGCAAAACTGTTCCCGCCCAAGGCTAAAGTGGTCGAAGTCCGAAACGCGCAACTCGACATCCGGTGGCTCGATATTCCCGTCATCGAAAAATCACGCTACCGCCTCAAAGCCCTGCCGGACAACACGATGGGCTTCCAGTCGCAAGGTTTCACATTCCCCGCCGGACGCGATTTCGACGGCGAAAAATTGACCAACTTCTTCAACGACCTGCCCAAAATGACCGAAGGACTCGTCCGCGCCAAAGGCGTGTTTCAAGTATTGGGAACGTGGGTGTGGCTCAACTGGGTGGACGGGCAATGGGGCGCGAACCAAGTGTCTTGGCGGCGCGATTCGCGTTTTGAATTGATTGCCAAATCGTTTGATGCGGATTTAATCGAACAAAAGCTCAAAGACGCATTGGAATAG
- the ttcA gene encoding tRNA 2-thiocytidine(32) synthetase TtcA, whose product MSKKTKQELENNKLSKRLRHAVGDAINDFNMIEPGDKIMVCLSGGKDSYALLDILLRLQASAPIDFELVAVNLDQKQPGFPEEVLPTYLESIGVPYKIVEEDTYSTVKRVLDEGKTTCSLCSRLRRGILYRTAKELGCTKIALGHHRDDILATMFLNMFYGGKLKAMPPKLVSDNGEHIVIRPLAYVKEKDLIKYAELKQFPIIPCNLCGSQPNLQRQVIGDMLRDWDKRFPGRIESMFSALQNVVPSHLADTELFDFVGLERGQTLKHGGDLAFDSEKMPERFSDGSEEDESEIKIAPQKAERKVINILANKPKTCGA is encoded by the coding sequence ATGTCCAAAAAAACCAAACAAGAACTCGAAAACAACAAACTCAGCAAACGCCTGCGCCACGCCGTCGGCGACGCGATTAACGATTTCAACATGATCGAGCCGGGCGACAAAATCATGGTCTGCCTCTCCGGCGGCAAAGACAGCTACGCCCTGTTAGACATCCTGCTCCGGCTCCAAGCCAGCGCGCCGATTGATTTCGAGCTGGTTGCCGTCAATCTCGACCAAAAACAGCCGGGCTTTCCCGAAGAAGTATTGCCGACCTATCTCGAAAGCATAGGCGTGCCGTACAAAATCGTCGAAGAAGACACCTACTCCACCGTCAAACGCGTATTGGACGAAGGCAAAACGACTTGTTCGCTGTGCAGCCGCCTGCGCCGCGGCATCCTCTACCGCACCGCAAAAGAATTAGGCTGCACCAAAATCGCCTTGGGACACCACCGCGACGACATCCTCGCCACCATGTTCCTGAATATGTTTTACGGCGGCAAACTCAAAGCCATGCCGCCCAAGCTGGTGAGCGACAACGGCGAACACATCGTCATCCGCCCCTTGGCTTATGTGAAAGAAAAAGACTTAATCAAATACGCCGAATTAAAACAATTCCCCATCATCCCGTGCAACCTCTGCGGCTCGCAACCCAACCTGCAACGCCAAGTCATCGGCGATATGCTGCGCGATTGGGACAAACGCTTCCCCGGCCGCATCGAATCGATGTTCTCCGCCCTGCAAAACGTCGTCCCTTCCCACCTTGCCGATACCGAACTCTTCGACTTTGTCGGATTGGAACGCGGTCAAACCCTGAAACACGGCGGCGATTTGGCGTTTGACAGCGAAAAAATGCCCGAACGTTTTTCAGACGGCAGCGAAGAAGACGAAAGCGAAATCAAAATCGCGCCGCAAAAAGCCGAACGCAAAGTCATCAATATTCTGGCGAACAAGCCGAAAACCTGCGGCGCGTAA
- a CDS encoding site-specific DNA-methyltransferase, with translation MYTSDGITANSTQLEQLKKLFPACFDADGNFLIDRLQAEIAPQTDIGREFYEMNWLGKSYARLLRNLPPETLISEDKTHNAKPENAGSQNLLIRGDNLEVLKHLKNAYANSVKMIYIDPPYNTGSDGFVYQDDRKFTPEELARLANIDEDEAARILDFTDKGSNSHSAWLTFMYPRLYIARELLKDDGVIFISIDDNEAAQLKLLCDEVFGEGNFVEQIIWEKKFSPQNDAKYFSENHDYLICYAKNITELEIKLLPRTEGTNARYKNIDNDPRGAWTSGDLLRKDVQQSGIYTITTPNGTQYNPPSGRSWRVSQTKFTEMVADNRIWFGEDGRNVPRIKRFLSEVQDGTKAISIWKFNEVGHNQEASQELRKLFDGDSYFDTPKPIRLIVQTLRLTTNSDDLILDFFAGSGTTAHAVMQLNAEEQNGSRRYICVQLPEKTDEKSEARKAGYPTIFDITKARIEKAAAKIRAEYPDYTGDSGFKIFQTADNFRQHPDKDFSPEQPDLPLNDELSEEQLQTLLTTWTLYDGAALTTPVEPVRLGSYTAYLCEKRLYLMNAGFTSADLLAFIRKLDDDAAFNPNRVIVFGSNMASAMQHELDQAVRGYTNKKEIELNVVIRV, from the coding sequence ATCTACACTTCAGACGGCATTACCGCCAACTCTACCCAACTCGAACAGCTCAAAAAACTGTTTCCCGCCTGTTTTGACGCAGACGGAAATTTCCTTATCGACAGATTACAAGCCGAAATCGCGCCGCAGACCGACATCGGACGCGAATTTTACGAAATGAACTGGCTGGGCAAATCCTATGCCCGCCTGCTTCGCAACCTGCCGCCCGAAACCCTGATAAGTGAAGACAAGACGCACAACGCCAAGCCCGAAAATGCAGGCAGCCAAAACCTGCTGATTCGCGGCGACAATCTGGAAGTGTTGAAACACTTAAAAAACGCCTACGCAAACAGCGTGAAGATGATTTACATCGACCCGCCCTACAACACCGGCTCGGACGGCTTTGTCTATCAGGACGACCGCAAATTCACACCCGAAGAACTCGCCCGCCTGGCGAATATTGATGAAGACGAAGCCGCGCGGATTTTAGACTTCACCGACAAAGGCTCAAACTCGCACAGCGCGTGGCTGACCTTTATGTATCCGCGCCTGTATATCGCCCGCGAACTGTTAAAGGACGACGGCGTGATTTTTATCTCGATTGACGATAACGAAGCGGCGCAGTTGAAGTTGTTGTGTGATGAAGTGTTTGGGGAAGGGAATTTTGTAGAACAGATTATTTGGGAAAAGAAATTCAGCCCCCAAAATGATGCAAAATATTTTTCAGAAAATCACGATTATTTAATTTGTTACGCAAAAAATATTACTGAATTGGAAATCAAATTATTACCGCGTACAGAAGGAACAAATGCTCGTTATAAAAATATTGATAATGACCCACGCGGTGCTTGGACTTCGGGAGATTTATTGCGTAAAGATGTGCAACAAAGCGGAATTTATACAATTACAACGCCAAACGGTACACAATACAATCCACCCAGCGGTAGAAGCTGGCGTGTTTCGCAAACTAAATTTACCGAAATGGTTGCCGATAATCGCATTTGGTTTGGTGAAGACGGTAGAAATGTTCCTCGTATCAAACGCTTTTTAAGCGAAGTTCAAGATGGTACGAAAGCCATTTCAATTTGGAAATTTAATGAAGTTGGACACAATCAAGAAGCAAGCCAAGAATTGCGTAAATTATTTGATGGCGATAGTTATTTTGATACACCGAAGCCAATTCGTTTGATTGTACAAACATTGCGATTAACCACAAATTCAGACGACCTAATCCTAGACTTCTTCGCAGGCAGCGGCACGACCGCCCACGCCGTGATGCAGCTTAACGCCGAAGAACAAAACGGCAGCCGCCGCTATATCTGCGTGCAGCTGCCTGAAAAAACCGATGAAAAATCCGAAGCCCGTAAAGCAGGCTACCCGACCATCTTCGACATCACCAAAGCCCGCATAGAAAAGGCCGCCGCCAAAATCCGCGCCGAATATCCCGATTACACGGGCGATTCGGGCTTCAAAATCTTTCAAACGGCAGACAATTTCAGGCAGCATCCGGACAAGGATTTTTCGCCCGAACAACCGGATTTGCCGCTTAACGATGAATTAAGCGAAGAACAGCTGCAAACGCTTCTGACCACCTGGACGCTGTATGACGGGGCGGCACTGACCACGCCGGTTGAGCCTGTGCGGTTGGGCAGTTATACGGCGTATCTGTGCGAAAAACGGCTGTATCTGATGAATGCCGGTTTTACTTCCGCCGATTTGTTGGCGTTTATCCGCAAGCTGGACGACGATGCGGCTTTCAATCCCAACCGCGTGATTGTATTCGGCAGCAATATGGCAAGCGCCATGCAGCACGAACTTGACCAGGCGGTACGCGGTTATACCAATAAAAAAGAGATTGAGTTGAATGTGGTTATCAGGGTTTGA
- a CDS encoding type III restriction-modification system endonuclease, with protein sequence MSGFNYEKNQPHQMRAVSAVLGVFDGATPKYRAADENPELLFAAKQYADNILKVQSQNGIDGRFPDRSDDQNILDISMETGTGKTYTYTQTMFELHRWLGVFKFIVVVPTLSIKAGTRQFLQSKALAEHFEQDFGGDYEGVRLKTYVVESTKKNKGKKSNAPITIEQFIKAENKKEIHVLLINAGMVNSSSMTDTGDKALKDLFDNPVDALAAVRPFVIVDEPHKFPTRESAKTWGNIKRLKPQYILRYGATFNDEYYNLLYRLTAVGAFNDGLVKGVRVFQEEMQGGMDAAVKLVSSDGKEAKFELNEKDKKQTFKLAKGEDLAKIHPAVSDLKIDKMNKTAVVLSNGLELKTGAVINPYSYSQTVQDAMMQRAVAEHFKLERALLAERAPQPKIKPLTLFFIDDIAGYRSGNELSGSLKDKFESWIRAEAARRLKTESDPFYRDYLQKTLDDVSACHGGYFSKDNTDSDDRIEQEINEILHDKEKLLSLDNPRRFIFSKWTLREGWDNPNVFQFCKLRSSGSTTSKLQEVGRGLRLPVNELMARVRDVPYKLNYFVDSSEKDFVKQLVGEINDNSFQEEISKKFTEELKQKILQKYPDIKPLILVNKLFSDGIIDDNENFTEDGYDKLKAAYPEAFPKGLDKGKVSNAKDEGKDTIIMREGKYEELKALWELIHHKAVLQYKIKDEAEFVDLFTAYLRENAAKFPQAGIRTAVNEAYINNGLMLSRRIDSIEGEDFIRFNTMTYREFLEKLAQTAKIRMQTLHQAFYRVRDELNIGDFLNMQTIAQIKNGFNRFLLHHSFHKFELDYRLVGSKIHPTKFTDKDGKPRAVKKADLGRFEDTEHRPAAGYLFGEIFYDSDIEHENVANNQIEGVTVFTKIPRNSIKIPVAGGGTYSPDFAYIVKTQSGEILNFVIEAKGTDGAEDLRKSEERKIKHAEKLFAEISKEIKVVFKTQFDGEKIAELIGQNMPAGGHSENGH encoded by the coding sequence ATGAGTGGTTTTAATTACGAGAAAAACCAGCCGCACCAAATGCGGGCGGTTTCGGCGGTTTTGGGCGTGTTTGACGGGGCAACGCCCAAATATCGGGCGGCAGACGAAAATCCCGAACTTTTGTTTGCTGCAAAACAATACGCAGACAATATCCTGAAAGTGCAAAGCCAAAACGGCATAGACGGCCGATTCCCCGACCGTTCGGACGACCAAAATATCCTCGATATTTCCATGGAAACGGGCACGGGCAAAACCTATACCTACACACAAACCATGTTCGAGCTGCACCGTTGGCTGGGCGTGTTCAAATTTATCGTGGTCGTGCCGACTTTGTCCATTAAGGCGGGAACGCGGCAGTTTTTGCAAAGCAAGGCTTTGGCAGAGCATTTTGAACAGGATTTCGGCGGAGATTATGAAGGCGTGCGCCTGAAAACCTATGTGGTGGAAAGCACGAAAAAGAATAAGGGCAAAAAGTCCAATGCGCCCATAACGATCGAGCAATTTATCAAAGCGGAAAACAAAAAGGAAATCCATGTGCTGCTGATTAACGCGGGCATGGTTAATTCATCGTCCATGACCGATACGGGCGACAAGGCATTGAAGGATTTGTTTGACAATCCCGTTGATGCATTGGCCGCCGTGCGCCCGTTTGTGATTGTGGACGAACCGCATAAATTCCCGACCCGGGAGAGCGCGAAAACGTGGGGCAATATCAAACGCTTAAAACCGCAATATATTTTGCGCTACGGTGCGACATTTAACGATGAATATTACAACCTGCTTTACCGTTTGACGGCAGTAGGCGCGTTTAACGACGGGCTGGTCAAAGGCGTGCGCGTGTTTCAGGAAGAAATGCAGGGCGGCATGGATGCGGCGGTAAAACTGGTGTCGTCGGACGGCAAAGAAGCGAAATTTGAATTAAACGAAAAGGACAAAAAGCAGACGTTCAAACTGGCAAAAGGCGAAGATTTGGCGAAAATCCATCCCGCTGTTTCGGATTTGAAAATCGACAAAATGAATAAAACCGCGGTGGTGTTAAGCAACGGCTTGGAGTTGAAAACGGGTGCCGTCATCAACCCTTATTCCTATTCGCAAACGGTGCAGGACGCGATGATGCAGAGGGCGGTTGCCGAACATTTCAAGCTGGAACGCGCACTTTTGGCAGAACGCGCGCCACAGCCCAAAATCAAGCCGCTGACGCTGTTTTTTATTGATGATATTGCGGGCTACCGCAGCGGCAACGAGCTTTCAGGCAGCCTGAAAGATAAATTTGAAAGCTGGATCCGTGCGGAAGCGGCACGCCGCCTGAAAACGGAAAGCGACCCGTTTTACCGCGATTACCTGCAAAAGACGTTGGACGATGTATCCGCCTGCCACGGCGGTTATTTTTCCAAAGACAATACAGACAGCGACGATAGAATCGAGCAGGAAATCAATGAAATCCTGCACGATAAGGAAAAACTGCTGTCTTTGGACAACCCGCGCCGCTTTATTTTTTCCAAATGGACGCTGCGCGAAGGCTGGGACAATCCCAACGTTTTCCAGTTTTGCAAACTGCGTTCCAGCGGCAGCACGACTTCCAAGCTGCAAGAAGTCGGACGCGGCCTGCGCCTGCCGGTAAACGAGCTGATGGCGCGGGTGCGCGATGTGCCGTACAAGCTGAATTATTTTGTCGATAGCAGCGAAAAAGACTTTGTGAAGCAGCTTGTCGGCGAAATCAACGATAATTCTTTTCAGGAAGAAATCTCAAAAAAGTTTACCGAAGAGCTGAAACAAAAAATATTGCAAAAATACCCCGATATCAAACCGCTGATATTGGTAAACAAACTGTTTTCAGACGGCATCATTGACGACAATGAAAACTTTACCGAAGACGGCTATGACAAATTAAAAGCCGCCTATCCCGAAGCCTTCCCCAAAGGTTTGGACAAAGGCAAAGTCAGCAACGCCAAAGACGAGGGCAAAGACACCATCATCATGCGCGAAGGCAAATATGAAGAACTCAAAGCCTTGTGGGAGCTGATTCACCATAAAGCCGTTTTGCAGTACAAAATCAAGGATGAAGCCGAATTTGTCGATTTATTTACCGCCTATTTGCGTGAAAACGCCGCCAAATTCCCGCAGGCAGGCATACGCACGGCGGTAAACGAAGCTTATATCAACAACGGGCTTATGCTTTCCCGCCGCATAGACAGTATTGAAGGTGAAGATTTTATCCGTTTTAACACAATGACTTACCGTGAGTTTCTGGAAAAACTGGCACAAACGGCAAAAATCCGCATGCAGACTTTGCATCAGGCGTTTTACCGCGTCCGCGACGAACTGAACATTGGCGATTTTTTGAATATGCAGACCATCGCCCAAATCAAAAACGGCTTCAACCGGTTTTTGCTTCATCATTCCTTCCATAAATTCGAACTGGATTACCGGCTTGTCGGCAGCAAAATCCATCCGACCAAATTTACCGATAAAGACGGCAAACCGCGCGCGGTGAAAAAAGCAGATTTGGGCAGATTTGAAGATACGGAGCACCGGCCTGCCGCCGGCTATCTCTTCGGCGAGATTTTCTACGATTCGGATATAGAACATGAAAATGTCGCCAACAACCAAATTGAAGGCGTAACCGTATTCACCAAAATACCGAGAAACTCCATCAAAATCCCTGTTGCCGGCGGCGGCACGTATTCGCCCGACTTTGCCTATATCGTGAAAACCCAAAGCGGCGAGATTCTGAACTTTGTGATTGAAGCCAAAGGGACTGACGGGGCGGAAGATTTGCGAAAAAGCGAAGAGCGGAAAATCAAACATGCCGAAAAGCTGTTTGCCGAGATTTCCAAAGAAATCAAGGTGGTGTTCAAAACGCAGTTTGACGGCGAGAAGATAGCCGAACTGATCGGGCAAAATATGCCCGCAGGCGGGCATTCTGAAAACGGACACTGA
- a CDS encoding Fur family transcriptional regulator gives MKTNFKQKIIGQARSEGLQVTALREQVLDIVLQQSGVIKAYNVLSQMQQQSEGAVAPPTAYRALDFWAEQGVLHKVAAVNGYILCSHAQHECNDHCHDHEEAEAHHSAFILVCTECGTADEQTLSHEWAALRAGVAESGFALKEEHVVLTGICKKCQK, from the coding sequence ATGAAAACAAACTTCAAACAGAAAATTATCGGACAGGCACGCAGCGAAGGCTTGCAGGTAACCGCTTTGCGCGAGCAGGTATTGGATATTGTCTTGCAGCAAAGCGGCGTGATTAAAGCCTACAACGTCTTGTCGCAGATGCAGCAGCAGAGCGAAGGCGCGGTTGCGCCGCCGACCGCCTACCGCGCCCTTGATTTTTGGGCGGAGCAGGGCGTTTTGCACAAAGTGGCGGCGGTCAACGGCTATATTTTGTGCAGTCACGCGCAGCACGAGTGCAACGACCATTGCCACGACCACGAAGAAGCCGAAGCGCACCACAGCGCGTTTATTTTGGTCTGCACCGAATGCGGCACGGCGGACGAGCAAACCCTCAGCCACGAGTGGGCGGCACTGCGCGCTGGCGTTGCCGAGAGCGGCTTCGCGCTGAAAGAAGAACACGTTGTTTTAACCGGGATTTGTAAAAAATGTCAGAAATGA